One stretch of Prunus persica cultivar Lovell chromosome G1, Prunus_persica_NCBIv2, whole genome shotgun sequence DNA includes these proteins:
- the LOC18788149 gene encoding uncharacterized protein LOC18788149 encodes MSTFQITSSQPSICFRNTSQALRPSPKLLVPTCLQPTYNASIRQQRMPVLKAQQCRVLSKYHQSAPVCLLGGKGKSESGDEGSPWKALEKAMGNLKKDQSIEDVLRQQIERNEFYEERGGGGGGGGGSGSGRGSGGDGTGGSGSEDEGLAGIMDETLQVILATVGFLFLYFYIISGEEWTRLAKDYIKFLLSGSKSIRLQRSMYKWGRFYKNLTEKKYYDKFWLEKAIITTPTWWDSPEKYRHIVRSNLESNSDE; translated from the exons ATGAGTACCTTTCAGATTACTTCCTCCCAACCTAGCATCTGTTTCAGAAACACGTCTCAAGCTCTCCGTCCATCTCCAAAGCTTCTTGTTCCAACTTGTTTGCAGCCAACCTATAATGCATCCATTCGGCAACAACGGATGCCGGTTTTGAAGGCTCAGCAATGCAGGGTTTTATCCAAGTACCATCAATCTGCACCTGTCTGCTTGTTAGGTGGCAAGGGAAAGAGTGAAAGTGGTGATGAG GGTTCCCCTTGGAAAGCCCTTGAGAAAGCAATGGGTAATTTGAAGAAAGACCAGTCGATAGAGGATGTATTACGTCAGCAGATTGAAAGGAATGAATTTTAtgaagagagaggaggaggtggtggtggtggtggtggcagtggCAGTGGCAGAGGCAGCGGCGGTGATGGTACAGGTGGTTCTGGATCAGAGGATGAAGGCCTTGCTGGAATCATGGATGAAACACTGCAAGTGATTCTCGCAACCGttggatttctttttctg TATTTTTACATCATCAGCGGTGAGGAGTGGACTCGGCTAGCAAAGGATTATATCAAGTTTCTCTTATCGGGGTCCAAGAGTATTCGTTTACAGCGTTCCATGTACAAATGGGGAAGGTTCTACAAGAATCTGACTGAGAAGAAGTATTATGATAAGTTCTGGTTGGAGAAGGCCATAATCACTACACCAACTTGGTGGGATAGCCCCGAAAAGTACCGGCACATCGTTAGATCTAATTTAGAATCAAATTCAGATGAATAA
- the LOC18790322 gene encoding adenylate kinase isoenzyme 6 homolog — translation MVRKRPNILVTGTPGTGKTTTSSALAEATQLRHINVGDLVKAKNLHDGWDDDLDCYIINEDLVCDELEDTMEEGGNIVDYHGCDFFPERWFDLVVVLQTDNTVLYDRLTRRGYSESKLSNNIECEIFQTLLEEAKESYPQDIVLPLKSDSIQDISTNLSTLTEWIRRWQPST, via the exons ATGGTGAGGAAGAGGCCAAACATATTGGTGACAGGAACACCAGGAACGGGGAAGACAACAACTTCGTCCGCCTTAGCAGAGGCGACACAGCTCCGCCACATCAACGTGGGTGATTTGGTGAAGGCCAAGAATCTCCATGATGGCTGGGATGATGATCTAGACTGTTACATCATCAACGAAGACCTGGTATGCGATGAGCTTGAGGATACAATGGAAGAAGGAGGTAACATAGTGGACTACCATGGTTGCGATTTCTTCCCTGAGAGATGGTTTGATCTTGTGGTTGTGCTCCAAACTGACAACACTGTCTTGTATGATCGCTTGACTCGAAG AGGGTATTCAGAGTCAAAGCTCTCCAACAATATTGAATGTGAAATATTTCAAACTCTGCTTGAGGAGGCAAAGGAGAGCTACCCGCAAGATATCGTTCTTCCCTTAAAGAGTGATAGCATTCAAGACATTTCGACTAATCTTTCTACTTTGACAGAATGGATCAGGAGGTGGCAACCATCAACTTAG